One window of Microcoleus vaginatus PCC 9802 genomic DNA carries:
- a CDS encoding response regulator: MSTVMVVDDSVTLREMIADLLKGRGLNVTVASDGVEALEQIKANRPDLVVLDIVMPRMNGYEVCRRLKSDPKTQNLPVVMCSSKSEEFDRYWGMKQGADAYIAKPFHPQELVGTIKQLLRG; the protein is encoded by the coding sequence ATGAGTACAGTTATGGTTGTTGATGATAGCGTCACTCTGCGGGAGATGATCGCCGACTTGCTCAAAGGTAGAGGACTCAACGTCACGGTAGCGAGTGATGGCGTAGAAGCTCTAGAGCAAATCAAGGCTAACCGGCCAGATTTAGTCGTTCTGGATATCGTGATGCCCCGGATGAACGGCTACGAAGTCTGTCGTCGGCTCAAAAGCGACCCTAAAACCCAAAATTTGCCGGTGGTAATGTGTTCGAGCAAAAGCGAAGAGTTCGATCGCTATTGGGGAATGAAACAAGGAGCCGACGCTTACATCGCCAAGCCATTTCACCCTCAGGAATTGGTCGGCACTATTAAGCAATTGCTGCGAGGTTGA
- a CDS encoding polysaccharide export protein — protein sequence MVNTHFPGQIARSVVGVVLFASTVIADARSTPAQLPIPLGAEQAQNVAPVTRSPESYKLGGGDRIQVEILEVPELSRGYEVLSDGSVNLPLIGLVSVRGRTLVEATNIIRNAYRRVLKDPIVTVSLVAARPLNVGVIGEVTRPGNFIMTLTPGPGASPSVQYPTVTQAIRLAEGVTGVADIRNIRVRRPQRDGPDQVLNVNLWKFLQEGDISQDIILQDRDTIVIPTVANFNQAEARQFATANFSPPPEKPRSISIVGQVTRPGAYVVIGGNTTNDLSREGFPTVIRAIQLAGGITSDADIRQIQVRRVTRRGEQIIPVNLWQFLESGDGAQDTILQEGDTIIVPKATIVNPAEAGVLASTNFAPTGINVFVVGELRTSLDPLRLPANATLNQALVSRGFFGYENTRARRDKVELVRLNNDGTATKRTIQVDLSQGINEESNPQLRNNDMIIVSRRGLVNFVDRMNAVIGPVGPATGVLNFINVLRFLFR from the coding sequence ATGGTTAACACCCATTTTCCAGGACAGATAGCCCGGTCGGTTGTGGGTGTTGTCTTGTTTGCTTCCACTGTCATCGCTGACGCCAGAAGCACCCCGGCACAACTTCCCATCCCGCTAGGCGCAGAGCAAGCCCAGAATGTTGCGCCCGTTACGAGATCGCCGGAAAGCTATAAACTCGGTGGCGGCGATCGCATCCAAGTAGAAATACTCGAAGTACCCGAACTCAGCCGTGGCTACGAAGTCCTTTCCGACGGTTCAGTCAACCTGCCCCTAATCGGCTTGGTCTCCGTCCGTGGCCGCACCTTAGTAGAAGCCACCAACATCATCCGCAACGCCTACCGTCGCGTCCTCAAAGACCCCATAGTCACAGTCAGCCTCGTCGCCGCCCGCCCCCTCAACGTCGGCGTTATCGGAGAAGTCACCAGGCCCGGAAACTTCATTATGACCCTAACTCCCGGCCCGGGAGCCTCGCCGAGTGTCCAGTACCCTACCGTCACCCAAGCGATCAGACTCGCAGAAGGCGTCACGGGTGTCGCCGACATCCGCAACATCCGCGTCCGCCGTCCCCAACGAGACGGCCCGGATCAAGTTCTCAACGTCAACCTGTGGAAATTCTTGCAAGAAGGAGACATCTCTCAAGACATCATTTTGCAAGACAGAGACACAATCGTGATCCCCACAGTCGCCAACTTCAACCAAGCAGAAGCTCGTCAATTTGCGACGGCTAACTTTTCGCCACCCCCAGAAAAACCTCGATCGATCTCCATCGTTGGTCAAGTCACCCGCCCTGGGGCTTACGTCGTCATCGGCGGCAACACCACAAACGACCTCAGCCGCGAAGGTTTCCCCACCGTCATCCGCGCCATTCAGCTAGCTGGCGGCATCACCTCGGATGCCGACATCCGGCAAATCCAAGTACGGCGCGTCACCAGAAGAGGCGAACAAATTATCCCAGTCAACCTGTGGCAGTTCCTAGAGTCCGGCGACGGCGCCCAAGATACCATCCTCCAAGAGGGAGACACGATCATCGTGCCCAAAGCTACGATCGTCAACCCCGCAGAAGCTGGTGTGCTCGCTAGCACTAACTTTGCTCCCACTGGCATTAACGTTTTTGTAGTAGGAGAACTCAGAACATCCCTCGATCCCTTGAGACTCCCAGCTAATGCGACGCTGAATCAAGCTTTAGTTTCCAGAGGATTTTTTGGGTACGAGAATACCAGAGCTAGAAGAGATAAAGTTGAGCTAGTCCGCCTGAATAACGACGGTACAGCTACTAAACGGACGATCCAAGTCGATTTAAGTCAAGGGATTAACGAAGAAAGCAATCCTCAACTTCGCAACAACGACATGATTATCGTATCTCGCAGGGGTCTCGTCAATTTTGTTGATCGCATGAACGCTGTAATCGGACCTGTCGGCCCAGCGACGGGAGTGTTAAATTTTATAAACGTTCTCCGATTTTTATTCAGGTAA
- a CDS encoding polysaccharide biosynthesis tyrosine autokinase: MDSRQDYQPFTPKSNGKLPDLSTQNYRDHFVEEREEEKLDLSWLFGVVRRRFLVMAAATIALSALAGTAIVATSKSITVEYEGSFSLLVEPATAEGLQSKLLNNTQAADFAKINIEGISLLDYETQIRILRSPKMMQPVIEELRAWYPKMNYSELSSKMSINRISYTKDGKQQGTKILQVRYKDSDRKKIYGVLDKISKAYLEYSLQQRLMGINQGIKFIDTEMPKLRERVEVLQLQVQRLRQQSNLFEPQLEGKSLSEQVQSIRGKQVEIRVQLKGMRNLYQSYEELLKENNPQGLLMTQGQAYAGLLGQIQKIDSELSMKSAQYREDSLPVLALRKSREELILTATQQAREVVMGNLETQIKEIEARDREMTALQNALNQKIRNFSVTTRQYDNLQRELQVVTKSLSDFLAKRETLGIEAAQQQIPWVLINPPEIPLDKFGQPITATVKQTKKQLALAVILSSLLGIAVGLLVEVLNTVFHTPESLRMATRLPILGVIPFTKKVKRRRPARQRKLTSARSNSKVEIVAPGEARHTGQEIGGPSILSDLDYQFLEAFRSLYTNIHLLSAGTAIRSLLVGSAVAGDGKSTVALHLAATAAAVGQRVLLVDADLRCPQLHAKLGLPNVRGLGDAISTDLSLNDAIQRAPNQENLFVLTAGQIPPDPIKLLSSKKMQYLMEQFQAFFDLVIYDTPPLTGLADTHLIAAHTDATIMVVQIGRTDRSQVRKVLEELKISGASVLGIVANGCKNTGQSYRQRPAVLETLYDQKLSALGTKNPK; encoded by the coding sequence ATGGATAGCAGACAAGATTACCAACCCTTCACACCCAAATCGAATGGCAAACTGCCGGATTTATCTACTCAGAACTACAGAGATCACTTCGTAGAGGAGAGAGAAGAAGAAAAGCTAGACTTGTCCTGGCTGTTCGGCGTCGTGCGCCGTCGATTCCTGGTCATGGCTGCAGCCACCATAGCTTTGAGCGCTCTCGCAGGAACAGCGATCGTCGCCACTTCTAAAAGCATAACGGTCGAGTATGAAGGCTCCTTTTCCCTGTTAGTAGAACCAGCCACGGCTGAAGGTTTGCAATCCAAACTATTAAACAACACCCAAGCTGCCGACTTCGCAAAAATTAATATAGAAGGAATTAGCCTACTAGACTACGAAACCCAAATTAGGATCTTGCGAAGTCCCAAAATGATGCAGCCAGTGATTGAGGAATTGCGGGCTTGGTATCCCAAAATGAACTATAGCGAACTGAGTTCAAAAATGTCGATCAACCGCATCAGCTACACGAAAGATGGCAAACAGCAAGGCACAAAAATTTTACAAGTTCGCTACAAAGATTCAGATAGAAAAAAAATTTACGGCGTATTGGACAAAATTTCTAAAGCTTATCTAGAATACAGCTTGCAGCAACGGCTGATGGGCATTAATCAAGGTATTAAATTTATAGATACGGAGATGCCCAAGCTCCGAGAAAGAGTAGAAGTTCTGCAACTGCAAGTCCAAAGACTGCGGCAGCAGAGCAACTTGTTTGAACCGCAGCTAGAGGGAAAATCTCTGTCTGAACAAGTTCAAAGCATTCGCGGCAAGCAAGTAGAAATCAGAGTTCAGCTCAAAGGGATGCGAAACCTCTACCAAAGCTATGAAGAACTACTCAAGGAAAATAATCCCCAGGGGCTGCTGATGACCCAAGGACAAGCTTACGCGGGACTCTTAGGTCAAATTCAGAAAATAGACTCGGAACTGTCAATGAAATCAGCTCAGTACAGAGAAGACAGTTTGCCAGTTTTAGCGCTGCGAAAAAGTCGGGAAGAACTGATTTTAACCGCCACTCAACAAGCAAGAGAAGTGGTAATGGGGAATTTAGAGACCCAAATCAAAGAAATTGAAGCGCGCGATCGCGAAATGACCGCTTTGCAAAATGCTCTCAACCAAAAAATTAGAAACTTTTCAGTTACAACCCGACAATACGACAATTTACAGCGGGAACTCCAAGTAGTTACTAAGAGCTTGTCGGACTTCTTGGCAAAACGAGAAACCTTGGGGATTGAGGCGGCTCAGCAGCAAATACCCTGGGTGCTGATAAATCCTCCGGAAATTCCGCTAGACAAATTCGGCCAGCCTATAACAGCTACCGTCAAACAAACCAAAAAACAGTTAGCGCTGGCAGTAATTTTAAGCAGTCTGCTGGGCATAGCAGTCGGCTTGCTCGTAGAGGTACTAAATACTGTGTTCCACACTCCAGAATCACTGAGAATGGCCACAAGATTGCCAATACTCGGGGTGATTCCGTTTACCAAGAAAGTCAAGCGCAGACGGCCAGCCAGACAGAGAAAACTAACATCGGCTCGCTCGAACTCGAAAGTGGAAATAGTCGCACCGGGCGAAGCTAGACATACGGGTCAGGAGATTGGAGGACCAAGTATTTTGAGCGACTTGGACTATCAATTTTTAGAAGCATTTCGATCGCTCTACACGAACATTCACTTGCTCAGTGCAGGCACGGCGATTCGATCGCTCTTAGTCGGCTCAGCCGTAGCCGGAGACGGCAAATCTACAGTAGCTTTGCACCTGGCAGCCACAGCAGCAGCAGTCGGACAGAGAGTATTGTTAGTAGATGCAGATTTGCGCTGCCCCCAACTGCACGCTAAGTTAGGACTGCCCAACGTGCGTGGCCTGGGCGATGCCATCTCCACGGATCTCAGCCTCAACGACGCGATTCAACGAGCCCCGAACCAAGAAAATTTGTTCGTACTCACCGCCGGCCAAATTCCCCCCGATCCGATCAAGCTTCTTTCTTCCAAAAAAATGCAGTATCTGATGGAGCAATTTCAAGCATTTTTTGATTTAGTAATTTATGACACCCCGCCACTAACTGGCTTGGCAGACACCCACTTGATCGCAGCTCACACAGACGCTACGATTATGGTCGTCCAAATTGGGCGAACAGACCGATCGCAAGTTCGCAAAGTTTTAGAAGAATTAAAAATTTCTGGAGCTTCCGTCTTGGGAATCGTTGCTAACGGCTGCAAAAACACCGGTCAGAGCTACCGCCAGCGCCCGGCCGTTTTAGAGACGCTCTACGACCAAAAACTATCGGCTTTAGGTACGAAAAATCCTAAATAG